The following is a genomic window from Sphingobacterium spiritivorum.
GTTGTATGCCCCGGATTAAAATAAAAACTCCTATCGGGATTAGACAAAAGAATAATATCTGGAGCGAAAGCAATGTCATTCAGTATGTAAATTAGTTTTTAATCCTGTTTTACTTTTATTCAAAAGCGGAAGGTAGCGTAAAACAGTGACAAAAGGAGGATCTTCTTATTAATCTAAATCTTTCTGACTGACTTTAAAACTTTCATTGGTATAACGCAAAACTCCTTTCCATTTTCCGTTTAAAGTAAATAGCTCGCCTGATTTTTTATTTCTCACGATTAATTCAAAGGAGCAGGTAATATTATACCTATCAATGGTTTTTTCAAGAATTAGCTTTGATTTTGCTGGGATATTAAGTTCCATGGAGAATGACATCTGGTGGTTGTATGGTTTTGTTAGTAAACTATCCGTCAGTGAAAACCGATCTGTATAGTAACTAAATCTACCGTCACCATAGTAGATTTCGGGTACACTAACCTCAAAGTATGCTTTATCAAAATCCTTGGGAAGTTCTTTTCCATTTTTATCAAATTGAAAAACAGAAGTCTTGACAAGATCCTCAAATACTTCTTTGTGCTGGACATTTATAAGTATAGCAGACGGATTACTAAACTCTTCAGCAGCAAAGCCAACTTTTACAGTATCTATTTTATCGTTTTCTGAGAGGAAATAGGTGAGTTTCTGAATTTCATATTTATGAATATCTGTATCCTTATTATCAGTTTCTGGCTTTACTGTATCTTTAGAACAGCCTGAAAGAAATAAAAAAACAACAGCAACATAGTATAATAACAATCTTCTACAATTAAACAGATATTCCAAAGCCATAATCAAAAATAAAAATCAACAAACCCGAATATAGCGATATTTTATTACATTTTAAATATTAAAATAACCTCTTTTAGCATACTTGTGCTTTTATTTGGAAGCACAAGCGGATGCTTGCGCCAAAGAACGAAATTATTTCAGAAAATTGTTAGAGGAATAACAGGATTTCCGGTAAATTACGGCATGAATACTATTGTTCTGATACTTGGAGCGCCGAACGATGCAATGGGCAATTTATCACAGATTGCGAAAGACAGACTGGATCATGCCTGTAATTTTTATCAGGCTAACCCTGATGTAAGGATGGTATGTACCGGAGGTTTCGGAGCACATTTCAATAACACTGAAAAACCACATTATTTCTATTCAAGGAAGTATCTGATTGATAAAGGAATACCTGACACTGCAATCTTAGACGGGCCTCTTTCTACAAACACTGTAGAGGATTTTAAATTGTCCAAAGAACTAATTTCGCAATTGAATCCAGATATTCTGATTGTGATAACCTCAGACTTTCATATGCAAAGAGCCGGAATACTATACAGACGGTTTATTGATGGGGCCAAAGTCCTGTTTATGCCCGCTCCGTCCTCTTTGTCAGAAGCAGAACTGATACCGCTTGTCGAACATGAAACAGGTGCTGTAAAAAAACTGCAGGACAAAATGGATGAGCAATAAATCCTGCTACAACAAATCCTTATTCCTTTTCAAATACTTCAATATGATCCTGTATCGTTTTTTCGGTTTGAATAATATCCATAATGATCATTTTAAATGTCTGTTTTGTGTTTTTATCTGTCTGATTTATATTTGAATACAGAAAACCCATTAAAAAATCACTCTTATCATTCAATGTTTGTTTTAATTCTTCGATATTAGAGAGTGTAGCTATTTTTTTATAATCGATTAGATCAATTTTGGTGTTAGAAACAGATTTCCATGCATTGATTTTAACTTTTGGAATATATATTCCTTTGGATCGCATCACAATATCTAAAACAGCAACATCCTTGTTATCCGCATAAAAGTCCAGTGAATCGATTAATGATCTTTGCTTAGGAATAATCGCTTTAATATCTTCTTTAGATTCTACAAGTTCACTCCGGATAGTTGAAAATATCTGGTTAATATAGGCTTTATCTTTTCGTTCGGAATTCCAGTTATCAATAAAAAGAGCGATCAGAATACCTGCAATTACCGGGATGATCTCTTTAATAAACGGAATACTATAATCTTTAATTTTTCTCTTCATTAATATGTTTGTTGGATAGCATTAAGGCAAACCCTCTATAGGTCTGCTAAATTACAAAAAATGCCCAAAATTTCTGTTTCTGTGGATGATAACACGTAATATTTGACTTGTATTATCCCTTATCGTGGAAACAATAGTTTAGCGACGCATATGCTTTTATGCCACAGGCGGACGCTTGATAGAGAAGTTCAAAAGAGTCTTTACAAAATATTATGAATGTTGTACTCTTACTTTGTTTGCAGTACTTCGGTTGTGCTTGTGCTACGACCAATGATTACAGAATAGAAGCATAGTTTACTATTTAATACTATAGTCCACCATTTCGCTTAACTTATCTGAAAGACAGTTTTTAAAACGTATTTTTCTTTTCAATTTCAGGTAATGCTT
Proteins encoded in this region:
- a CDS encoding YdcF family protein — protein: MNTIVLILGAPNDAMGNLSQIAKDRLDHACNFYQANPDVRMVCTGGFGAHFNNTEKPHYFYSRKYLIDKGIPDTAILDGPLSTNTVEDFKLSKELISQLNPDILIVITSDFHMQRAGILYRRFIDGAKVLFMPAPSSLSEAELIPLVEHETGAVKKLQDKMDEQ